The Streptomyces sp. NBC_01353 genome contains a region encoding:
- a CDS encoding DUF5988 family protein, giving the protein MTIMAALVGGPDDLAERVVPVDEPGEDLKIPHRGGYEHFKATSRVQNGPEGQLPVYEWWERTEIAE; this is encoded by the coding sequence ATGACGATCATGGCGGCACTTGTGGGCGGGCCGGACGACTTGGCGGAGCGGGTCGTGCCGGTGGACGAGCCGGGCGAGGATCTGAAGATCCCACACCGTGGCGGATACGAACATTTCAAAGCCACTTCGCGGGTTCAGAACGGCCCGGAAGGACAGCTCCCCGTCTACGAGTGGTGGGAGCGCACGGAAATCGCCGAGTGA
- a CDS encoding PaaX family transcriptional regulator C-terminal domain-containing protein, producing the protein MSDSPLRPSSLINTAYGAFLRRLGGWISIADLITLMGELDVDGPAVRSAISRLKKRGVLEPERRGATGYRLSPAVLPVFDEGDRRIFGSLEPADLADGWAMAVFSVPESERSHRYQLRTRLTWLGFGNIAPGVWLAPGRLLEDARSMLVRLGLSEYVHLFAAEYAAFSDLPGTVSSWWDFPAIQKQYAEFTDTYAPVATRLAATEAEPEPAEAFRHYVPLLTQWRRLPYLDPGLPTELLPTDWNAVAARQVFQQLHGILLDPSLRHVGDVTGLRA; encoded by the coding sequence ATGTCGGACAGCCCCCTCAGACCCAGCTCGTTGATCAACACGGCCTACGGGGCGTTCCTGCGCCGCCTCGGCGGCTGGATCTCCATCGCGGACCTGATCACGCTGATGGGGGAGCTGGACGTCGACGGCCCCGCGGTGCGCTCGGCGATCTCCCGGCTGAAGAAGCGCGGAGTCCTCGAACCGGAACGCCGAGGTGCCACCGGCTACCGGCTCAGCCCGGCCGTCCTGCCCGTCTTCGACGAGGGCGACCGCCGGATCTTCGGCAGCCTGGAACCCGCCGACCTGGCGGACGGCTGGGCCATGGCCGTGTTCTCCGTACCGGAGTCGGAACGCTCCCACCGCTACCAGCTGCGCACCCGCCTGACGTGGCTCGGCTTCGGCAACATCGCCCCAGGCGTGTGGCTGGCGCCGGGCCGGCTGCTGGAGGACGCCCGGAGCATGCTGGTACGGCTCGGCCTCAGCGAGTACGTCCACCTGTTCGCCGCCGAGTACGCGGCCTTCAGTGATCTGCCGGGCACGGTGAGCTCGTGGTGGGACTTCCCTGCGATCCAGAAGCAGTACGCGGAGTTCACCGACACCTACGCACCGGTGGCCACCCGCCTGGCGGCGACCGAAGCGGAACCCGAACCGGCCGAGGCCTTCCGCCACTACGTCCCGCTGCTCACCCAATGGCGCCGCCTCCCTTATCTGGACCCGGGCCTGCCCACCGAACTGCTCCCGACGGACTGGAACGCGGTGGCGGCCCGCCAGGTCTTCCAGCAACTGCACGGAATCCTGCTCGACCCGAGCCTGCGCCACGTAGGCGACGTCACGGGGTTGCGAGCCTGA
- a CDS encoding Asp/Glu racemase — METEVPAILRAREAVAPDERFTFHSSRMRMTHVTPEQLKAMDADSDRCAVELSDARVDVLGYACLVAIMSMGPGYHRVSEERLHLRTVENGAPAPVVTSAGALVHGLNTIGAKRIALLAPYMRPLTQTVVDYLTREGIEVLDHQALEIPNNLDVAAHDPARLPGLARALDHTEADAVVLSACVQMPSLGVIEEAEQLLGKPVVSAAVCTAHQMLRALDLPAVAPGAGHLLSGAYA; from the coding sequence ATGGAAACCGAGGTCCCCGCGATCCTGCGCGCCCGCGAGGCCGTCGCGCCGGACGAGCGGTTCACCTTCCACTCCAGCCGGATGCGCATGACCCACGTGACTCCCGAGCAGCTCAAGGCCATGGACGCCGACTCCGACCGCTGCGCCGTGGAGCTCTCCGACGCGCGCGTCGACGTACTCGGTTACGCCTGCCTCGTCGCCATCATGAGCATGGGACCGGGCTACCACCGGGTCTCCGAGGAGCGGCTGCACCTGCGTACGGTCGAGAACGGCGCCCCCGCGCCGGTCGTCACCAGCGCGGGCGCGCTCGTCCATGGACTGAACACCATCGGTGCCAAGAGGATCGCGCTGCTCGCCCCCTACATGCGCCCCCTCACACAGACCGTCGTGGACTACCTCACCCGGGAGGGCATCGAAGTCCTCGACCACCAGGCCCTGGAGATCCCGAACAACCTGGACGTGGCTGCCCACGACCCGGCCAGGCTGCCGGGCCTTGCCCGCGCGCTGGACCACACGGAGGCCGACGCGGTCGTCCTCTCCGCCTGCGTGCAGATGCCCTCGCTCGGCGTCATCGAGGAGGCCGAACAGCTCCTGGGCAAGCCGGTCGTGTCGGCGGCCGTGTGCACCGCCCACCAGATGCTGCGCGCCCTGGACCTCCCGGCCGTGGCCCCCGGGGCCGGGCACCTGCTGTCGGGGGCGTACGCCTGA
- a CDS encoding fumarylacetoacetate hydrolase family protein, whose product MRLLTFTTAAGVAPRLGVETDDHVLDLTALADHAGVPLPHDLLGLVQAGPATLDAVRLLLEGDRPAHAVHGPGEVRLCAPFRPGKIIGVGLNYVEHVEESSRSLDTDKELPPRPVLFSKPATAVTGPGAPILHNADLTTQLDWECELAVVIGRTASRVSEEDAYDHIFGFSIVNDISARDQRRSGQWFFSKGQDSYAPFGPVVVTADAIPDPMALDLSLRVNGVTKQKSNTRHMLFPIARLIADISSGVTLEPGDVIATGSPSGVGAGMVPPEFLAPGDTVEATVELIGTLTNPVVDAR is encoded by the coding sequence ATGCGTTTGCTGACCTTCACGACCGCCGCCGGTGTCGCACCGCGGCTGGGCGTCGAGACCGACGACCACGTACTCGACCTCACCGCCCTCGCCGACCACGCGGGCGTCCCCCTCCCGCACGATCTGCTCGGCCTGGTCCAGGCCGGCCCGGCCACCCTGGACGCCGTGCGCCTGCTGCTCGAAGGTGACCGCCCTGCCCACGCCGTCCACGGGCCCGGTGAAGTCCGGCTCTGCGCCCCCTTCCGCCCCGGCAAGATCATCGGGGTCGGTCTCAACTACGTGGAGCACGTCGAGGAGTCCAGCCGCAGCCTCGACACCGACAAGGAACTCCCGCCCCGCCCCGTCCTGTTCAGCAAGCCCGCCACCGCCGTCACCGGCCCTGGCGCGCCCATCCTGCACAACGCCGACCTCACCACCCAGCTGGACTGGGAGTGCGAACTCGCCGTCGTCATCGGCCGCACCGCCTCCCGGGTGAGCGAGGAGGACGCGTACGACCACATCTTCGGCTTCAGCATCGTCAACGACATCAGCGCCCGTGACCAGCGCCGCTCCGGCCAGTGGTTCTTCTCCAAGGGGCAGGACTCGTACGCGCCCTTCGGCCCGGTGGTCGTCACCGCAGACGCGATCCCGGATCCCATGGCCCTGGACCTCTCGCTGCGCGTCAACGGCGTCACGAAGCAGAAGTCGAACACCCGGCACATGCTCTTCCCCATCGCCCGCCTGATCGCCGACATCAGCTCCGGAGTGACCCTGGAGCCCGGCGACGTCATCGCGACGGGCTCGCCGTCCGGGGTAGGGGCCGGCATGGTGCCGCCCGAGTTCCTCGCGCCCGGTGACACGGTGGAGGCGACGGTCGAGCTGATCGGCACCTTGACCAACCCGGTGGTCGACGCCCGCTGA